The Nitrospira sp. sequence TGCGGGGTCGATCCCAATTGTCCAGTTCTTTCCGCAAAGCGAGGAAGAATTTGCTGGGCGGACACAGATGGGGCTCAAAGTGTTGCAAGAGGCGGGCATTGACTATACTGATCTCACGCCTTGCTTGAAAACTATAGCCCCGGCTGATCGGTTTGCTCCGAAGCACTACACTCATTATTCGGTGCAAAGCAATACGCGGGTTGCATGGTGCTTGGTTCCTATAGTTCGGGAAGCCCTTACAACTCCCCTCCGTGCAGCACCCCAGTCATCTTCACTGAAGTAATCTCCTCGTATTCTCAGCACACTGTGTTCTCGGGAGTGCTGAGGCAGGTTCTTTGATGCGCATAGCGCTGCGTGGTCGCGCAGCGGCCTACCTAATTGTCGGCAATGAGATCCCGGCCGGTCCGTTCCCGAGCGGCTCTTATGGCGAGCATCGAGCGAAGGATCCGATGCACCTCGTGCCAAATCTTTTCCGGCAAGCCCTCGGAGGCCGTGTGACCCTCGTTCTCCTGAACATCCGAGTCGCACTGCCACCGAGCTTCGGAAGGAATGTCTATCACAGGGGGTTGAATGGCAAGAAATCGCTGCAGGACATCCTCAATGCGTGGAACTGAAGGCTGTGTCTCGCTACGGAGCACCTTTTCTGTGGCGTGACAAGAGATCCCGTGATCGTCTTCTCGTGAGATCCACATGAGCCCGAGCTTCTGCCGAAGAAACTCGGCAACCCATGCATGGTCGTTGGGCGGCATCTCGTGGGCTTCAATCGCAAAGTCATGATCGGTCACCCAGAGCACGGTCGCCCGTTGGACGCGAAGGGGTGTTGATTTTTCGGGAACCGAAACCTGCAGGGTTAGCTGCATACCGGGTGTAACAGGCATCGATCCCGCGATTCTCCAGCCCCTGGAGGTCAGATCCAAGACGGTCCCTTCTGCGAGAAACTCGTCACTTCCATACAAGACCGACCAACTGACCGGAAACCGACTATGGCGCCGTATGGGGTTCTTCCTGTTCGTCATTGATGCTCCTTCCGCCTTTGCAAATCCCAATAGACAAAAGGTAGCCGGAAGCTCGGTCGAGCGCCTTCCTCGAACTAGGTACCTCAAAAGGGGGGTCGTCTGAAGAATTGATTCGGGCAGGCTAGGGGCCCTTAAGGTCTTCCTGTGGGCGAGCTGAGGACTAACAGGTTACGGGGTACAACAACGTTCAGGTGATCACCCGAATCAACATCACACGATCAGGACTTCGGTTGCCGCATCCGTTTGATCGAGCAGTAAAGCCCATAGCCTTGGGCCACCATCCCAGTCACGAGTAATCCAAGTGCCGTCGGAAGCCAATGTGAGGCAGGGTGATCGAGTCCGTACATGCCGAAGACGAACCCAAGTGCAATGGCAATGATTCCGACTGATCGCGCGATGACGCCTTTCAGCCACCAATTG is a genomic window containing:
- a CDS encoding PilZ domain-containing protein, translating into MTNRKNPIRRHSRFPVSWSVLYGSDEFLAEGTVLDLTSRGWRIAGSMPVTPGMQLTLQVSVPEKSTPLRVQRATVLWVTDHDFAIEAHEMPPNDHAWVAEFLRQKLGLMWISREDDHGISCHATEKVLRSETQPSVPRIEDVLQRFLAIQPPVIDIPSEARWQCDSDVQENEGHTASEGLPEKIWHEVHRILRSMLAIRAARERTGRDLIADN